The following proteins are co-located in the Lepus europaeus isolate LE1 chromosome 15, mLepTim1.pri, whole genome shotgun sequence genome:
- the LOC133774394 gene encoding V-type proton ATPase subunit E 1-like yields the protein MALSDADVQKQIKHMMAFIEEANEKAEEIDAKAEEEFNIEKGRLVQTQRLKIMEYYEKKEKQIEQQKKIQMSNLMNQARLKVLRARDDLITDLLNEAKQRLSKVVKDTTRYQVLLDGLVLQGLYQLLEPRMIVRCRKQDFPLVKAAVQKAIPMYKIATKKDVDVQIDQEAYLPEDIAGGVEIYNGDHKIKVSNTLESRLDLIAQQMMPEVRGALFGANANRKFLD from the coding sequence ATGGCCCTCAGCGATGCAGACGTGCAAAAGCAGATTAAGCACATGATGGCTTTCATTGAAGAAGCCAacgagaaagcagaagaaatagaTGCAAAGGCGGAAGAGGAATTCAACATCGAGAAAGGTCGTCTTGTGCAAACCCAGAGATTGAAGATTATGGAATActatgagaagaaagaaaagcagattgAGCAGCAGAAGAAAATTCAGATGTCTAATTTAATGAATCAAGCAAGGCTGAAAGTCCTCAGAGCAAGAGATGATCTTATCACAGACCTTCTAAATGAAGCAAAACAGAGACTCAGCAAGGTGGTGAAAGACACAACCAGGTACCAAGTGCTGCTCGATGGATTGGTCCTCCAGGGTTTATACCAGTTGTTGGAACCCAGAATGATTGTTCGTTGCAGGAAACAAGATTTCCCTCTGGTAAAGGCTGCTGTGCAAAAAGCAATCCCTATGTACAAAATCGCCACCAAAAAAGATGTTGATGTCCAGATTGATCAGGAGGCCTACCTGCCTGAGGACATAGCTGGTGGAGTTGAGATTTATAACGGGGATCATAAAATTAAAGTTTCCAACACCCTAGAAAGCCGGCTGGACCTCATAGCCCAGCAGATGATGCCAGAAGTAAGGGGAGCTTTGTTTGGTGCGAATGCCAATAGGAAGTTTTTGGACTAA